Proteins from a genomic interval of Streptomyces sp. NBC_01445:
- a CDS encoding helix-turn-helix domain-containing protein encodes MRGLGDHLSIGERIAFYRKRRGYTQEVLAGLVGRSTDWLAKIETGRRKPPRIDMLTELSGILRVSLGDLLGQTVLVEDDKQQDDVPAVRDALMSPRRLSRLLFGSEAETQLPTPAPVAVRVEHAWNDYQGGRLGSVIAALPGLLQTAQELEDRAARRGDDRADCWAVSARTHHLAATTLAKIGESDISWLAAERAMRAADESENPLVLASAARSGTHALLASGRYDDALELGNTTARWLSARVDESDPEALSLLGMIYLRAAVAAARHQDRPTSSDLLNRAERLADDLGSDENYWQTGFGPTNVLLHRLSIELDLDNVSYVVEHGRINVDHMPQERSVSHRIDYARALSMAGQGDEAFGELRTAERTSPQLVRNNPRVRETLRDLVKQSPVTGGSRSSEVFVMAQRCRAVQ; translated from the coding sequence ATGCGTGGTCTCGGAGATCACCTCAGCATCGGCGAACGGATCGCGTTCTATCGGAAGCGTCGCGGCTACACGCAAGAGGTGTTGGCTGGCCTGGTCGGCAGGAGCACCGACTGGCTCGCGAAGATCGAGACGGGCCGACGGAAGCCGCCGCGTATCGACATGCTCACCGAGCTGTCGGGCATCCTGCGCGTGTCTCTCGGTGACCTGCTCGGTCAGACCGTGCTCGTTGAAGACGACAAGCAGCAGGACGACGTGCCAGCGGTGCGTGATGCACTCATGAGCCCACGGCGACTCTCGCGACTGCTTTTCGGATCGGAGGCAGAGACTCAGCTCCCAACTCCCGCGCCGGTAGCGGTGCGAGTCGAACACGCCTGGAACGACTATCAGGGCGGGCGTCTAGGCAGCGTTATCGCGGCTCTCCCCGGGCTCCTCCAGACTGCTCAGGAGCTTGAGGACCGAGCAGCGCGGCGAGGCGACGACCGCGCTGATTGCTGGGCAGTCTCCGCCCGAACCCACCACCTCGCGGCAACGACGCTCGCGAAGATCGGGGAGTCGGACATCTCATGGCTCGCCGCCGAGCGTGCCATGAGGGCCGCTGACGAGTCGGAGAATCCTCTCGTCCTCGCCTCGGCTGCTCGTTCCGGAACGCACGCTCTACTGGCCAGTGGACGCTACGACGATGCTCTGGAGTTGGGCAACACCACAGCTCGCTGGCTGTCGGCGCGGGTAGACGAGAGTGACCCCGAGGCACTGAGCCTGCTGGGCATGATCTACCTGCGCGCCGCGGTTGCTGCGGCACGACACCAAGATCGCCCCACCTCGTCAGACCTCTTGAACCGAGCCGAGCGGCTGGCGGACGACCTCGGTTCGGATGAGAACTACTGGCAGACGGGCTTCGGCCCGACGAACGTGCTGCTTCACCGCCTCTCCATTGAGCTCGACCTCGACAACGTGTCGTACGTGGTGGAGCACGGGCGAATCAACGTCGATCACATGCCGCAGGAGCGCAGCGTCTCGCATCGGATCGACTACGCCCGAGCCCTCTCGATGGCCGGCCAGGGGGATGAGGCGTTCGGTGAGCTGCGCACCGCTGAGCGCACTTCGCCGCAACTCGTACGGAACAATCCCAGGGTCCGCGAGACGCTGCGCGACCTGGTCAAGCAGTCTCCCGTGACGGGCGGCTCGCGTTCGTCCGAGGTGTTCGTCATGGCTCAACGATGCAGGGCGGTGCAGTGA